The Janthinobacterium lividum genome has a window encoding:
- a CDS encoding tail fiber domain-containing protein, with the protein MTSDVREKTDFRDLNEAEITAARALARTIGVYRWKTAVDLKGTEAREHIGPTVQRAIEVMLAHGLDPFNYGFICYDKWEAKTIEHDAVEDEDPQIARAAWTESILAGDRYAFRYDELNQFILAGMEAAQTAVEAQLATMLARAH; encoded by the coding sequence ATCACATCGGATGTCCGGGAAAAAACAGATTTCCGGGATTTGAACGAAGCTGAGATTACAGCCGCCCGAGCTCTTGCACGTACTATTGGCGTATACCGCTGGAAGACGGCTGTTGATTTAAAGGGCACCGAGGCACGTGAGCATATCGGGCCTACTGTGCAGCGAGCCATTGAGGTCATGCTCGCGCACGGACTCGATCCTTTCAATTACGGCTTCATTTGCTACGACAAGTGGGAAGCGAAGACGATTGAGCACGATGCCGTCGAGGACGAAGACCCGCAGATCGCGCGAGCAGCTTGGACAGAAAGTATCCTCGCTGGCGATCGCTATGCGTTTCGCTACGATGAGCTGAATCAATTTATCCTGGCAGGCATGGAGGCTGCACAAACGGCAGTCGAGGCCCAGTTAGCCACAATGCTGGCGCGTGCACACTAA
- a CDS encoding glycoside hydrolase family 19 protein: MPLAGRRATLFLAPLNAAMAEFDIDTPLRQASFLAQVGHESGQLRYVRELASGAAYEGRADLGNVIAGDGVRFKGRGLLQVTGRANYAACGVALGLDLLAAPQLLEQTTAACRSAGWFWHSRGLNRLADTGDQERLTRRINGGVNGLAERLALYQAARKVLA, from the coding sequence ATGCCGTTAGCCGGCCGCCGCGCTACGCTGTTCCTGGCGCCCCTGAATGCGGCGATGGCCGAGTTCGATATTGATACGCCGCTGCGCCAGGCGTCATTCCTGGCGCAGGTGGGCCACGAATCGGGACAGTTACGCTATGTGCGCGAGCTGGCCAGCGGCGCGGCCTATGAAGGAAGGGCGGACTTGGGCAATGTGATCGCCGGTGATGGTGTGCGTTTCAAGGGACGCGGCTTGCTGCAGGTGACGGGGCGCGCCAACTATGCGGCGTGCGGCGTTGCGCTGGGCCTGGACTTGCTGGCGGCGCCGCAGTTGCTGGAGCAAACAACTGCCGCTTGCCGCTCGGCGGGCTGGTTTTGGCACTCGCGCGGTTTGAACCGGCTGGCCGATACGGGCGACCAGGAAAGGTTGACGCGCCGCATCAACGGTGGCGTGAACGGCCTGGCCGAGCGCCTTGCCCTGTACCAGGCTGCGCGCAAGGTGCTGGCATGA
- a CDS encoding diguanylate cyclase — protein sequence MRSLFDHEIIKQLHSGSRSRVYRARAADGTALIVKMPNQQFPSFQQLAQFKREYAIARRCRHPGVAHPLALQLHGGHWTMIQEDTGGVALDQVLRAQVAARRTPSQPALALDDFFDIALQLCAALDEVHRQGVIHKDINPSNLVWNDDRRLLQLIDFGIACELPYESHGIVNLQTLEGTLRYMAPEQTGRMNRRVDWRADFYALGATLYELLTGQAPFEAGDEMELVHCHIARSPDWSHPALASLPGQLLPIIQRLLEKNADQRYQSLQGLHSDLEACRAKKPAQALKLSDHNGRFLVPQTLHGREDAIAVLLAAFERSAAGTCEMLLVAGHSGIGKSAVVNEVQKPIIARRGCFLSGKFDQLQRDVPYASLIQAFQGLVRHLLGQPEETLRQWSAKLHEALGSGVGVIVELIPQLALIVGTTDAMPASAPAQAQLRLDRLFPRFVEVFACAGHPLVLFLDDLQWADAATLRMIELLMVSCDKRHMLFIGAYRDNEVGAAHPLIALRDKLLAREVRLSTLSLSALTEPQVAQMVSATVRVAAPDCAPLTSICYRKTAGNPFFLNQFLAALNETGHLRYRAADDCWDWDLPTIEQAKYTDNVVEVLLEKIRRLPTVTQHLLQLAASSGNRFTLDTLTLAVDRAPRQVQQDLWPALRAGLIHPLDERYKYVNGDTDAGNSGVSYRFLHDRVQQAAYLVVDADTRVANHLLIGRLLLRHTPSERQDETLFDIVEQLNAGRALIDDAGECVHLATLNLQAGVKARRSAAFQSTLEHMRIGLALLPADAWNVHADLWLELQLGAAEAAYLCGQFDAAEAIYPLVRARALSPLLQVRCIAVQAHQYQLQGRLLDAIAVQRDGLAQLGIDIPHDVAHMKAHFNDILADIGRQPGAHAPETLLAAGDMCEPDAVAAMQMMQGLWMASYYAGQQDLSALMVVSMTRLSMQRGNSDFSAVAYVGYAMMLALYSGDIARGYDFGAMAMALARRRANLQTRTLTGLMFGALSSHWTQPLRSSDALYEEAFGWALEIADFVQVGVVAAVRATDRIILGDYLPHLMHDIEHDLALMRANGQQAMADCCVAAAIQPIKCLMGLLPRHDSYDDAAFNEAGFLAQYGDSQLYRAYFLQGKIRNAYLFDGADAELLAGQLGIVTQIMRGQAKVAECSFYAALVWIRALRRAPARPDAGAVLTMIGTLQTSLSEWARQGSDNSAAKHLLVMAEMARYRDDLQLATRLYQQAIDAAGVACYVNMQALGNELCGECWYEQGQPRVAAVFIRDAVAHYGQWGAEGKVAQLRERHAALLSRMDGRSTQRHSVSHTHGSSALDLVSLLKAAQILSNEVGLRKVLTRLISIVCENAGGQVARLLLLSEGSYQLEANIEGDGVTVLQARQLDLNAVSDPQFPLSLLRYVIRTGAEVIEDCITGASRFAADPYVQLQRPRAVMCLPIRHGGQIDGILYFENRLAEASFTEERVAFLRMLGAQAMISISSARLHDSLERRVAERTEQLEDANRKLATLSITDGLTGLANRRHFDDVLRTECARATRVGQPLAVIMLDVDYFKLFNDRHGHQAGDACLIRVAQALATGMRRAGDLTARYGGEEFSIVLPNTGADEARQLGEALRRAIEDLGIVHASTEAQQVTISVGIAVQSAPGAADPDALLRLADAALYQAKDAGRNCVVLRMLPPG from the coding sequence ATGCGCTCCCTTTTCGACCACGAGATCATCAAACAGCTGCACAGTGGCTCCCGCTCGCGGGTTTACCGCGCCAGGGCCGCCGATGGCACGGCGCTGATCGTCAAGATGCCGAATCAGCAGTTCCCCTCATTTCAGCAACTGGCACAATTCAAGCGCGAGTATGCGATCGCGCGCCGCTGCCGCCATCCTGGCGTGGCGCATCCACTGGCACTGCAGCTGCACGGCGGGCACTGGACGATGATTCAGGAAGATACCGGCGGCGTGGCGCTCGACCAGGTGTTGCGCGCGCAGGTGGCGGCGCGCAGGACGCCGTCGCAGCCCGCATTGGCGCTGGACGATTTTTTCGACATCGCGCTGCAACTGTGCGCGGCGCTGGACGAAGTCCATCGTCAGGGCGTGATCCACAAGGACATCAATCCCTCCAATCTGGTATGGAATGACGACCGGCGCCTGCTGCAGCTGATCGATTTCGGCATCGCCTGTGAGCTGCCCTACGAAAGCCATGGCATCGTCAATCTCCAGACCCTGGAAGGCACGCTGCGCTACATGGCGCCGGAACAGACCGGGCGCATGAACCGGCGGGTCGATTGGCGCGCCGATTTCTATGCGCTGGGCGCCACCTTGTACGAATTGCTGACCGGCCAGGCGCCGTTCGAGGCGGGCGACGAGATGGAACTGGTACATTGCCACATTGCGCGCAGTCCGGACTGGTCGCACCCGGCGCTGGCAAGCTTGCCCGGCCAGCTGCTGCCGATCATACAGCGGCTGCTGGAAAAAAATGCCGATCAGCGCTATCAGAGCCTGCAAGGCTTGCACAGCGACCTCGAAGCATGCCGCGCGAAAAAGCCGGCGCAGGCGCTCAAGCTGTCCGACCACAACGGCCGCTTCCTTGTGCCACAAACGCTGCACGGGCGCGAGGATGCCATCGCCGTGCTGCTGGCGGCGTTTGAACGCAGTGCCGCGGGCACGTGCGAGATGCTGCTGGTGGCCGGCCATTCAGGCATCGGCAAGTCGGCGGTCGTCAACGAAGTGCAAAAGCCCATCATCGCCCGGCGCGGCTGCTTCCTGTCCGGAAAATTTGACCAGCTCCAGCGCGACGTGCCATATGCCTCGCTGATCCAGGCCTTCCAGGGGCTGGTGCGCCATCTGCTGGGCCAGCCCGAAGAAACGCTGCGGCAGTGGTCCGCAAAACTGCACGAGGCCCTGGGTAGCGGCGTGGGCGTGATCGTCGAGCTGATTCCCCAACTGGCCTTGATCGTCGGCACCACCGACGCGATGCCCGCATCGGCGCCGGCACAGGCCCAGCTGCGCCTGGACCGCTTGTTTCCCCGCTTCGTCGAAGTCTTCGCCTGCGCCGGGCATCCGCTGGTGCTGTTCCTCGACGACCTACAATGGGCCGATGCGGCCACGCTGCGGATGATCGAACTGCTCATGGTCTCCTGCGACAAGAGGCACATGCTGTTCATCGGCGCGTACCGCGACAACGAAGTGGGCGCCGCGCATCCGCTCATCGCGCTGCGCGACAAGCTGCTCGCCCGTGAGGTGCGCCTGTCGACGCTGTCACTGAGCGCACTGACCGAGCCGCAGGTTGCGCAAATGGTCTCGGCCACCGTGCGCGTGGCGGCCCCCGATTGCGCGCCACTGACCAGCATTTGCTACCGCAAAACGGCCGGCAACCCCTTTTTCCTCAACCAGTTCCTCGCTGCGCTCAATGAGACGGGCCATCTGCGCTACCGGGCCGCCGACGATTGCTGGGACTGGGACTTGCCCACGATAGAGCAGGCCAAATACACGGACAACGTGGTCGAGGTGCTGCTGGAGAAAATCCGCCGCCTGCCCACAGTAACGCAGCACCTGCTGCAACTGGCCGCCTCAAGCGGCAACCGCTTCACGCTCGACACGCTCACCCTGGCAGTGGACCGCGCGCCCCGGCAAGTGCAGCAAGACCTGTGGCCGGCGCTCAGGGCAGGATTGATCCATCCACTCGACGAACGCTATAAATACGTCAATGGCGACACCGATGCGGGCAACAGCGGCGTCAGTTACCGCTTCCTGCACGACCGGGTGCAGCAGGCAGCCTACCTGGTCGTTGATGCCGACACGCGCGTGGCCAACCATCTTCTCATCGGCCGCCTGCTCCTGCGGCATACGCCTTCGGAGCGCCAGGACGAGACACTGTTTGACATCGTCGAGCAACTCAACGCCGGCCGCGCGCTGATCGACGATGCGGGCGAGTGCGTGCATCTGGCGACGCTCAATCTCCAGGCCGGCGTCAAGGCACGACGTTCCGCCGCGTTCCAGTCCACCCTGGAACACATGCGAATTGGTCTCGCCCTATTGCCGGCGGACGCATGGAACGTCCACGCCGATCTCTGGCTCGAGCTGCAGCTCGGTGCGGCCGAAGCGGCCTACCTGTGTGGCCAGTTCGATGCCGCCGAGGCGATCTATCCACTCGTGCGCGCCCGTGCCTTGAGCCCCTTGCTGCAAGTACGCTGCATTGCCGTCCAGGCGCACCAGTATCAATTGCAGGGCCGCCTGCTCGACGCCATCGCCGTGCAGCGCGACGGTCTGGCGCAGCTGGGCATCGACATTCCGCACGATGTGGCGCACATGAAGGCCCACTTCAACGATATTCTCGCCGACATCGGGCGGCAGCCTGGCGCGCATGCGCCCGAGACCTTGCTGGCGGCGGGCGACATGTGCGAGCCGGATGCGGTGGCCGCGATGCAGATGATGCAGGGCCTGTGGATGGCCAGCTACTACGCCGGCCAGCAGGATCTGAGCGCGCTGATGGTGGTGTCGATGACGCGCCTGTCCATGCAGCGGGGGAACAGCGATTTCAGCGCGGTCGCCTATGTCGGCTACGCGATGATGCTGGCGCTGTACAGCGGCGACATCGCGCGCGGCTACGACTTCGGCGCGATGGCGATGGCGCTGGCCAGGCGGCGTGCCAATCTGCAGACGCGTACGCTCACGGGCCTGATGTTCGGCGCGCTCAGCAGCCACTGGACGCAGCCGCTGCGCAGCTCCGACGCCCTGTACGAAGAAGCGTTTGGCTGGGCACTGGAAATCGCCGATTTCGTGCAGGTTGGCGTGGTTGCTGCCGTGCGCGCCACCGACCGTATCATCCTTGGCGACTACCTGCCGCACCTGATGCACGACATCGAACACGACCTGGCGCTGATGCGCGCCAACGGCCAGCAGGCGATGGCCGATTGCTGCGTCGCCGCCGCGATCCAGCCGATCAAATGCCTGATGGGCCTCCTGCCCCGTCATGACAGCTACGACGACGCCGCCTTCAACGAGGCAGGCTTTCTCGCACAGTATGGCGACTCGCAGCTGTACCGCGCCTACTTCTTGCAAGGGAAGATCCGCAACGCCTACCTGTTCGACGGCGCAGACGCCGAGCTGCTGGCCGGCCAGCTCGGCATCGTCACCCAGATCATGCGCGGCCAGGCCAAGGTTGCCGAGTGCAGCTTCTACGCCGCGCTGGTCTGGATCCGCGCGTTGCGGCGCGCTCCCGCGCGCCCCGATGCGGGCGCTGTGCTGACCATGATCGGCACGCTGCAGACGAGCCTCAGCGAGTGGGCCAGGCAAGGCTCTGACAATAGCGCAGCCAAGCATCTGCTGGTGATGGCCGAAATGGCACGCTACCGGGACGATCTGCAGCTGGCCACGCGCCTTTACCAGCAGGCGATCGACGCGGCCGGCGTGGCGTGCTACGTCAACATGCAAGCGCTGGGCAATGAACTGTGCGGCGAATGCTGGTACGAGCAGGGACAGCCGCGCGTGGCCGCCGTCTTCATCAGGGACGCCGTCGCGCATTACGGCCAGTGGGGCGCGGAGGGCAAGGTGGCGCAGCTGCGGGAGCGCCACGCTGCGCTGCTGTCAAGGATGGATGGCCGCAGCACGCAGCGGCATTCGGTCTCCCACACGCACGGCAGTTCCGCGCTCGACCTGGTGTCGCTGCTGAAGGCGGCGCAAATCCTGTCGAACGAAGTCGGCCTGCGCAAGGTGCTGACACGCCTCATTTCCATCGTGTGCGAAAACGCTGGCGGACAGGTGGCGCGCCTGCTGCTGCTATCCGAGGGCAGTTACCAGCTGGAAGCCAATATCGAAGGCGATGGCGTCACCGTCCTGCAAGCGCGCCAGCTCGACCTGAACGCCGTCAGCGACCCGCAATTCCCGCTGTCGCTACTGCGCTACGTCATCCGCACTGGCGCGGAGGTGATCGAAGACTGCATCACGGGCGCCTCGCGCTTTGCTGCCGACCCTTACGTGCAGTTGCAGCGGCCGCGTGCCGTCATGTGCCTGCCGATCCGGCACGGCGGCCAGATCGACGGCATCCTGTACTTCGAGAACCGGCTGGCCGAAGCCTCGTTCACGGAAGAACGCGTCGCGTTCCTGCGCATGCTCGGCGCACAGGCGATGATCTCGATCTCCAGCGCCAGGCTGCACGATAGCTTGGAGCGACGCGTTGCCGAGCGCACCGAACAACTGGAAGACGCCAACCGCAAGCTGGCAACCCTGTCCATCACCGACGGCCTGACAGGCCTGGCGAACCGACGCCATTTCGACGACGTGCTGCGCACCGAATGCGCACGCGCCACCCGCGTCGGCCAGCCGCTTGCCGTCATCATGCTCGATGTCGACTATTTCAAGCTATTTAACGACCGCCACGGCCACCAGGCTGGCGATGCTTGCCTGATCCGCGTCGCGCAGGCGCTGGCAACTGGCATGCGGCGCGCTGGCGACCTGACGGCGCGCTACGGCGGCGAAGAGTTTTCGATTGTGCTGCCGAACACTGGCGCGGACGAGGCGCGCCAGCTCGGCGAAGCGCTGCGGCGCGCCATCGAAGATCTGGGCATCGTCCACGCGAGCACGGAGGCGCAACAGGTGACGATCAGCGTCGGCATCGCGGTCCAGTCGGCGCCGGGCGCCGCCGATCCGGACGCCCTGTTGCGCCTGGCCGATGCCGCGCTGTACCAGGCCAAGGATGCGGGGCGCAATTGCGTGGTGCTGAGGATGCTGCCGCCTGGCTGA
- a CDS encoding phospholipase domain-containing protein: protein MERRCWQRLPPKICQRQQQPGSDGHWTIEVAAGEVGSFHWSLADSGNWYDFSVTCSAQKTFRRRVAGRIENGKDSVSAPSLGRS from the coding sequence ATGGAGAGGCGGTGCTGGCAAAGGCTACCGCCGAAAATTTGCCAACGACAGCAGCAACCAGGCAGCGATGGTCACTGGACGATAGAGGTAGCCGCCGGTGAGGTGGGGTCGTTTCACTGGTCATTGGCCGACAGCGGCAACTGGTATGACTTCTCGGTCACCTGCAGTGCGCAGAAGACTTTCAGGCGCCGCGTCGCCGGGCGAATCGAGAATGGCAAGGATTCCGTGAGCGCCCCTTCCCTGGGACGTTCATAA
- a CDS encoding TetR/AcrR family transcriptional regulator: MSTMNPSRLGRPVDADRRAARRRQIINGARGVFARKGFHAASTAEISAEAGVSGANLYQYFATKDDLIMSLIEENLAGDLALIESLNDAKSLKQGIMSLGKALFETPPDRQSHSLRLEILAESFRQEDVAATLRRAEIRMIDTLGTVIGKAQVSGEVPDEISTRQAAATIIACVDGFMSRIAFTPISAEAQLAGFVMLITAALRLQQS, from the coding sequence ATGAGCACAATGAATCCATCGCGACTAGGACGTCCCGTCGACGCCGACAGGCGTGCCGCGCGAAGGCGGCAAATCATAAATGGAGCGCGAGGCGTCTTTGCCCGCAAGGGATTCCACGCCGCGAGCACGGCAGAGATCAGTGCCGAGGCCGGTGTGAGCGGGGCCAATCTCTATCAATACTTCGCAACCAAGGACGATCTGATAATGTCTCTGATCGAGGAAAATCTCGCCGGCGATCTTGCGCTCATCGAAAGCCTCAACGACGCGAAAAGTCTCAAACAAGGAATTATGAGCTTGGGAAAGGCGCTCTTTGAGACACCGCCTGATCGGCAATCCCATTCTCTGAGGCTAGAAATCTTGGCAGAATCCTTTCGACAAGAAGATGTCGCAGCGACCCTCAGGCGCGCGGAAATCCGCATGATCGACACTCTTGGCACCGTCATAGGCAAGGCACAAGTTAGTGGAGAAGTTCCAGATGAGATCAGCACCCGTCAAGCGGCCGCGACTATCATCGCCTGCGTTGACGGATTCATGAGCCGTATCGCTTTCACCCCCATATCGGCGGAGGCGCAACTCGCAGGCTTTGTCATGCTAATAACGGCAGCCTTGCGGTTACAGCAAAGTTAA
- a CDS encoding tyrosine-type recombinase/integrase: MPTGMRARHRGKVTYYFLDTGEKPRRELALGKDYVEAVRKWGQLTASSVPSASRPTFRMVAQRYICEVMHKKGKETQRKNMNELANLRKFFDDPREPMESIQPMMVRQYLEWRTASIVADLNAKNAARAANGLPVPKMTGKEGQVAANRDKALLSHIWNFARGAGLTNLANPCAGIMGYKEDGRDVYVDDEIFAAVYAAAGPGLRDALDLAYLTGQRPADALKLTRAHVKDGALEISQNKTKKKLRVEIIGELATVMARIDQRPAMGVALINNEQGQKMTTYMLRYAFESARAKAAAAHPKIEAAIRNFQFRDLRAKAGTDTEEIRGIAAAQAQLGHTTTAMTARYVRHRRGKLVKPTK; this comes from the coding sequence TTGCCTACAGGCATGCGAGCCCGTCATCGCGGAAAGGTGACGTACTACTTTTTAGACACGGGCGAAAAGCCGAGAAGAGAACTTGCTCTGGGAAAGGATTATGTAGAGGCAGTGCGCAAATGGGGTCAGCTGACGGCAAGCTCCGTACCATCCGCTTCTCGCCCGACTTTTCGCATGGTGGCGCAGCGCTACATATGTGAAGTGATGCATAAAAAGGGAAAAGAAACGCAGCGCAAGAACATGAATGAGTTGGCCAATTTGCGCAAGTTCTTTGATGATCCGCGCGAGCCAATGGAATCGATCCAGCCTATGATGGTGCGCCAATATCTTGAGTGGCGCACGGCCAGCATCGTTGCAGACCTGAACGCAAAGAATGCCGCTAGAGCGGCAAACGGTCTGCCTGTGCCAAAGATGACAGGAAAAGAAGGCCAGGTTGCCGCGAACCGCGACAAGGCGTTGCTGTCGCACATTTGGAATTTTGCCCGTGGCGCCGGCCTGACCAACCTGGCGAACCCCTGTGCCGGCATTATGGGCTACAAGGAAGATGGGCGTGATGTGTACGTCGACGACGAAATTTTCGCCGCCGTCTACGCTGCTGCTGGTCCGGGACTACGCGATGCCCTGGATCTGGCATATCTGACTGGCCAGCGGCCGGCGGACGCGTTGAAACTGACCCGCGCGCACGTAAAGGATGGCGCGCTGGAGATTAGCCAGAACAAAACGAAGAAGAAACTGCGTGTCGAAATCATCGGCGAACTTGCCACCGTCATGGCGCGTATCGACCAACGCCCGGCAATGGGTGTGGCGCTCATAAACAATGAGCAAGGCCAGAAAATGACCACCTACATGCTACGCTACGCGTTTGAAAGCGCACGGGCCAAAGCGGCCGCAGCGCATCCCAAGATCGAGGCAGCCATTCGCAATTTCCAGTTTCGCGACTTACGCGCCAAGGCCGGCACGGATACAGAGGAAATTAGAGGAATTGCAGCGGCGCAGGCCCAGCTGGGGCACACTACAACAGCTATGACCGCCCGCTACGTGCGCCATCGCCGCGGCAAATTGGTAAAGCCTACAAAGTAA
- a CDS encoding DUF4224 domain-containing protein, giving the protein MNMSDAEEVARLVEELESRKQKPLPAFLGADDVVMLTGRKVKRLQVEALRNMGIPFFVNAIGRPVVARTAVEGKTAASPQEKPAWQPPGLRKK; this is encoded by the coding sequence ATGAACATGAGCGATGCTGAAGAAGTCGCCCGACTGGTCGAGGAGTTGGAATCGAGAAAGCAAAAACCTTTACCGGCATTCTTGGGGGCTGATGATGTTGTGATGCTCACGGGCAGGAAGGTCAAGCGCCTTCAGGTTGAGGCGCTGCGTAATATGGGCATTCCCTTTTTTGTCAATGCCATAGGCCGCCCAGTGGTAGCGCGCACGGCAGTGGAAGGCAAAACAGCGGCATCGCCCCAAGAGAAACCCGCCTGGCAGCCGCCAGGATTGCGAAAGAAATAG
- a CDS encoding DNA translocase FtsK produces MDAVVPAARLAIDAAPAKGHEPVREQRVVLELNGQPPGTVPPGDGSASDPLYDKAVEVVRTHQTASISLVQRHLRIGYNRASNLLEAMEAPGVVSGMASNGNRTVLAAPGGAA; encoded by the coding sequence GTGGATGCGGTGGTGCCAGCGGCGCGCCTGGCCATCGACGCGGCACCGGCCAAAGGCCATGAACCAGTGCGCGAGCAACGCGTGGTGCTGGAGTTGAACGGCCAGCCACCCGGCACCGTGCCGCCAGGCGACGGCAGCGCGAGTGATCCGCTGTACGACAAGGCCGTCGAGGTGGTGCGCACGCACCAGACCGCGTCGATCTCGCTGGTGCAGCGCCACCTGCGGATCGGCTACAACCGGGCCAGCAACTTACTTGAGGCCATGGAGGCGCCGGGCGTGGTCAGCGGCATGGCTTCGAATGGCAATCGCACGGTGCTGGCAGCTCCGGGAGGCGCGGCATGA
- a CDS encoding recombination protein NinB: MTKQTYFLVHDEARRRAVEFAKTAPPGWMVVFSEPKKKRAQEEKYHAMIGEIAKQVEHIGRKWDADDMKRLLVDEFADEMRLAGTPLHHDGRVTPSFDGRRIVQLGVQTSDFYVKEAAQFIEFLYAFGAARGVVFSE, from the coding sequence ATGACGAAGCAAACCTACTTCCTCGTGCACGACGAAGCGCGGCGCCGGGCCGTTGAATTTGCTAAGACCGCGCCGCCTGGCTGGATGGTGGTGTTTTCCGAGCCGAAGAAGAAGCGCGCCCAGGAAGAAAAGTACCACGCCATGATCGGCGAGATCGCCAAGCAGGTGGAGCACATCGGGCGCAAGTGGGATGCGGATGACATGAAGCGACTGCTGGTGGACGAGTTTGCCGACGAAATGCGCCTGGCCGGCACGCCGCTACACCACGACGGGCGCGTGACGCCCAGCTTCGACGGGCGCCGAATCGTGCAGCTGGGCGTACAGACCAGCGACTTCTACGTGAAGGAAGCCGCGCAGTTCATTGAATTTTTGTATGCCTTCGGTGCCGCGCGCGGCGTCGTGTTCTCAGAATAA
- a CDS encoding KTSC domain-containing protein codes for MNTAVAAPQITLQAIQSSQIAAIGHCPATETLAVQFFRKGAPADVYHYANVTATEYAAFAGAESVGKHFYAHIKPHADKHPYTNIGTPAVEPAPVKLSKELLAGLLTGREYGSEMVKEEEQQAKATGLIVIFGASDDLMEFRGFVDDERGAPTIALLDAKGLLPFREDIQHDDDALKDYFARAPQVRAVDALWAKEDGYSWTYRTDVPHATFEIVEDGEPYCRGIVIDVADLGGAA; via the coding sequence ATGAATACAGCAGTCGCAGCACCACAAATCACCCTGCAAGCGATCCAATCCTCGCAGATCGCCGCCATCGGCCATTGCCCCGCGACCGAAACGCTGGCCGTGCAGTTCTTCCGCAAGGGCGCGCCGGCGGACGTGTACCACTACGCCAACGTAACGGCCACCGAATACGCTGCCTTTGCCGGCGCCGAATCGGTCGGCAAGCACTTCTACGCGCACATCAAGCCGCATGCCGACAAGCACCCGTACACGAACATTGGCACACCGGCCGTCGAGCCGGCACCGGTCAAGCTGAGCAAGGAGCTGCTGGCCGGCCTGCTGACGGGCCGCGAATACGGCAGCGAAATGGTCAAGGAAGAAGAGCAGCAGGCCAAGGCGACCGGCCTGATCGTGATCTTCGGCGCCAGCGACGACCTGATGGAGTTCCGTGGCTTCGTGGACGACGAGCGCGGCGCGCCGACCATCGCACTGCTCGACGCCAAGGGCTTGCTGCCGTTCCGCGAGGATATCCAGCACGACGACGATGCACTCAAGGATTATTTCGCCCGGGCGCCGCAGGTGCGCGCCGTGGATGCCCTTTGGGCCAAGGAAGACGGCTACAGCTGGACCTATCGCACCGATGTGCCGCACGCCACCTTTGAAATCGTGGAAGACGGTGAGCCGTACTGCCGCGGCATCGTGATCGACGTAGCCGACCTGGGCGGTGCAGCATGA